The genomic stretch TGAGGCGGCCTGTCGGGGTGCAGCCCAGCCCTGGGCGGGAGGTCCAGCCTGGGAGGGGGCCCGCGCTTCCAGCCCCCGGCGCGGCCCCTCGGGCCAAGTCTCCCCagataaaatgggcaaaatactcTCTTCTGGCTGCCAAGCTGCAGGAAGGGGGCTGCCTGGACGGGGGCTCCCCGGGTCCCCTCTGGCCCTGGTGGTTCCCTGGGATCTGTCATTAGGACCATTAGCTCAAAGGAGCAGGGAGTGAGGGGAATCCTGGTCCCCAGAGATGGGGTGCTGGGCCAGGTGGCCCCAGGGCCAGGGTCTGTGCCAGGTGTGGGTGGTGGGCGTGGAAAGGGGGGGGATGAGTCAGCCAGGCCTGCCACACCCCGCCTCATATGAGGTCCCAGCAGCCATCCCCAGCAGCGCCACTGCCTGCCCTCGCAGCCCAGCCATGGCAGGGAGCTCTGTGAGTGCCCCGGGGCCGGGggcttggggggctgggggggcttgGACCCAAGGCCCCACCGGActagggcaggggctgggcccgCCTGAGGTGGCCTGTTGGGAAGGAGAAAGCGGGTGCCAGGGGTGCTTGAAGAGCCTGGGCTGTGGCTCTTGGGTTGACCCAGCCCGTCCCAGGGCTCCCAGTGCCCCTGGAGGCTCCCTCGGGGTCTCCCTGTCTCCACTGATCCGtgtctctctccacctctgccgctgcctctgcctctcccctttctctctgggGCCTTTCTTCTCCCTGATTGTGCTGATCGGGGTCCTGGTCGCTTGCTCCCTGGGGTGACCCCTGTGCGTctctcccctgcacccctgctcCCCTCGGACTCCCCGCCGCTGCTCCTGCAGAACGTGCCCCACAAGACCTCGCTGCCCGAGGGCATCCGAGTCGGCACTGTGATGAGGATTCGGGGTGTGGTCCCGAACAAGGCTGGCAGGTGAGAGCCGGGGCCCAGCAGGGGCCCAGCAGTCGGGGTGGGAGTTGTCCAGGCTCAGCTCACCCCGACACTTCCAGCCCAGACCCGAGGATGCCAGGGCCACCTTTGTCCCCCAGGGGCTTGGAATCCCCAGACCTTGGCTGACTTTCTGGAATATCAGGTCTTCACTCTGTGTCCCATGGCTGTGTACAGGCTGGGGTGCCCGTGTGTCCCTAGGAAACTGGGGCTCCAGGGCAATCTCAGGGTTCCTGCCTGTAGTCCTCCGCCTCCCAGCCGGAATCCCCAGGAACTCTGCAAATATGTCctgtgatggggggggggggtgcctggggcaTCTGGGAAACCCACGCAGTCAGCCCTGAGACATCGGGGTCGGCTACAGTAGGAGTTTGGGGAAACCAGGAATGATGGGGTCCATGGTATTGTTCCCAGCCTTGTAGGAAAGGGGATAGTGTAGGAATGGGGAGCACCCTGGCCATTGGCACCATGACTCACGGCAACTCTCAGAGGCTTTGGAAATCGAGGGGGACCCAGGCCATTGCACGGTGACCCTCGTGTGGTGGATGTGTCCACCTAGAAGTTTCTGGGTCCCCCGGAATCTGGGTTCCTGGCCGCAGTCTACAGCCCTCCCTGTGGTGTGCGCCGTTCCCGGTCTCTATATTGGTCCGTGCTCTGGTAAAGGGGAGCCAGGCCCGAGGCCCCTGAGGTCCTTCcgcacccccttccccccaccacccaccaggTTCTACGTGAACCTGCTGTGCGGCGAGGCCCCGGGGAGCGAGGCTGCGCTGCATTTCAATCCCCGCCTGGATGAGTCCACCGTGGTCTTCAACACCCTGGAGCAGGGCGCCTGGGGCCGCGAGGAGCGAGGCACGGGCATCCCCTTCCAGCGCGGGCAGCCCTTCGACGTGCTCCTCATCGCCACGGACGAAGGCTTCAAGGTGGGTCCCTGCTCCCCCAggcggcccccccaccccgagacCCAGGCCCCGCCCGCAGGGAAGCCGGGGCGGCTGCCGGCGGAGGTGGGAGCGCAGCcagcagggcggggtgggggtgggggtgggcccccctccccccctccccttcccctcccctcccctcccttcccctcccctctcccctccccttccccctcccctcccctcccccagcgcATCCGCACTGGTGTCAGAGGGCAGGGGCGTGGCAGGGCACGGAGCCGCGAGCGAGGCCCGGTGCCCAGGGCGGGGGTCCCCCAGCGGGGCAGGGCGCAGGGCGGGGGGCGACGAGCCCGAGGAGCCCGGCGGGGGGGCGGGTCACGGCGCGGCCCTGCAGCGCGGCCCCTCGCCCCGCAGGCGGTGGTCGGCGACTCCGAGTACCACCACTTCCGCTACCGGATCCCGCCGGCGCGCGTGCGCCTCCTGGAGGTGGGCGGGGACCTGCAGCTCGAGTCCGTGAGCGTCTTCTGAGCCCGCGGCCGGCGCCGGGCGCCCCGCAGCGCAAATAAAGCCTCCGCGCGTGTGCGCCTGGTCTGCGTGTGTGTCCCCTGCGCGTCCACGCGGACAGCGGGCTCGAGGGGCGAAGGCCGCCGGGTCACCGCTGGCTCCGCGGCCGAGGCGCCACGCGAGCCCCGCTCTGGGCCGACGGCGGGGCCGGGAGGCGTCGGGAGTCGCGATCCGGGCGGGCGTGTGGGGCGCGTCTTCCCGGGCGGGAGTGCGGGGGCCGCCCCGGGGGCTGGAGCGCGCTCAGGCCGGCCCAACGGGGCACGATGCCCGCTCGCCGGGCCCCCGCGACCCCAGCGGACGGAGACGGGTGCTGCGCCCCGACGGGCCCCGGCGCCTGCCTCCCCGCCA from Canis lupus dingo isolate Sandy chromosome 1, ASM325472v2, whole genome shotgun sequence encodes the following:
- the LOC112645511 gene encoding galectin-7-like; protein product: MSQPGLPHPASYEVPAAIPSSATACPRSPAMAGSSNVPHKTSLPEGIRVGTVMRIRGVVPNKAGRFYVNLLCGEAPGSEAALHFNPRLDESTVVFNTLEQGAWGREERGTGIPFQRGQPFDVLLIATDEGFKAVVGDSEYHHFRYRIPPARVRLLEVGGDLQLESVSVF